A DNA window from Streptomyces sp. 71268 contains the following coding sequences:
- a CDS encoding GNAT family N-acetyltransferase yields MEIRRAGEIREVVAAEHLFDGPARVGAAERFLHEPGHHLLIAYVAERPVGMITGVETTHPDKGTEMFLYELSVDPAYRRRGVGGSLVRALAELARERGCYGMWVGTERDNTAALATYRGAGAADEEDFVALTWSFRNHG; encoded by the coding sequence GTGGAGATTCGGCGGGCTGGGGAAATTCGTGAGGTGGTCGCGGCCGAGCACCTTTTCGACGGGCCGGCCCGGGTCGGCGCGGCGGAGCGTTTTCTGCATGAGCCGGGGCATCACCTGCTGATCGCCTACGTGGCGGAACGGCCCGTCGGAATGATCACCGGCGTGGAGACCACCCACCCCGACAAGGGAACCGAGATGTTCCTGTATGAACTTTCGGTGGACCCGGCGTATCGGCGGCGCGGCGTCGGGGGCTCGCTGGTCCGGGCGCTGGCGGAGCTGGCGCGGGAGCGGGGGTGCTACGGCATGTGGGTCGGTACGGAACGCGACAACACGGCGGCGCTCGCCACCTACCGCGGGGCGGGAGCCGCGGACGAGGAGGACTTCGTGGCGCTCACGTGGTCGTTCCGGAACCACGGCTGA
- a CDS encoding DUF1330 domain-containing protein, translating into MTAYGFAHLRSRRNHSDIIEYLERIQATLDPFAGRFVIHGPPADVLEGTWPGSMVLIEFPSLDDARAWYESPAYQAILRLRTDHIEGDVVLVEGVGPDYDPAERARALRAEAG; encoded by the coding sequence ATGACCGCGTACGGCTTCGCTCATCTCCGCAGCCGTCGGAATCACTCCGACATCATCGAGTACCTGGAGCGCATTCAGGCGACGCTCGACCCCTTCGCCGGGCGGTTCGTCATTCACGGGCCGCCGGCCGACGTTCTGGAAGGTACGTGGCCCGGCAGCATGGTGTTGATCGAGTTCCCGAGCCTCGACGATGCGCGCGCCTGGTACGAATCGCCCGCCTATCAGGCCATTCTGCGGCTGCGTACCGATCACATCGAGGGTGACGTGGTGCTGGTCGAGGGCGTCGGGCCGGACTACGACCCGGCCGAGCGGGCCCGCGCGTTGCGCGCGGAGGCCGGCTGA